The following coding sequences are from one Musa acuminata AAA Group cultivar baxijiao chromosome BXJ2-4, Cavendish_Baxijiao_AAA, whole genome shotgun sequence window:
- the LOC135610277 gene encoding uncharacterized protein LOC135610277 isoform X1 produces the protein MVETKWLPLLYSPWRGRQYTPSNTLHCQQIITVIMDQLHRFPPTLVAGGASFLWQQPQNASQEAGGTTAADELKQALLRTSLELESTRVTAQEELRRMESQALHLSRLLEVATRERDEARHALLLLFLHHGDHPHLPSHPEPNLDPNTNPAHSLAFDEGSDVAAAAAAEDVGESSNGASPPALTALAEVEAAAAMRGLPDKGRLVKAVMGAGPLLQTLLLAGPLPQWRHPPPDLRSSEIPPVAISLNPNPKNEKDGEGSLSPLPASLRNSSSSSSSLESGSNCNFGSELQNATFSLKSV, from the exons ATGGTAGAAACCAAATGGCTTCCGCTTTTATATAGCCCCTGGCGGGGAAGGCAGTACACGCCAAGCAACACCCTCCATTGCCAACAAATTATAACCGTCATCATGGACCAACTCCATCGCTTCCCTCCGACACTTGTCGCCGGCGGCGCTTCTTTTCTTTGGCAGCAGCCTCAG AATGCATCGCAGGAAGCGGGCGGAACCACGGCCGCAGACGAGCTGAAGCAGGCGCTCCTCCGGACGTCCCTGGAGCTGGAGTCCACCCGCGTCACCGCCCAGGAGGAGCTCCGGAGGATGGAGTCCCAGGCCCTCCACCTCTCACGCCTTCTCGAGGTCGCCACCCGGGAGCGCGACGAGGCCCGCCACGCcctcctccttctcttcctccaccacGGCGACCACCCCCACCTTCCCTCCCACCCCGAGCCCAACCTCGACCCCAACACCAACCCCGCCCACTCCCTTGCCTTCGACGAGGGGAGCGACGTTGCGGCGGCTGCCGCCGCAGAGGACGTGGGCGAGAGCAGCAACGGGGCGTCGCCGCCGGCGCTGACGGCGTTGGCCGAGGTCGAGGCGGCGGCCGCGATGAGGGGCCTGCCGGACAAAGGGCGGCTGGTGAAGGCGGTGATGGGGGCGGGGCCGCTGTTGCAGACGCTGCTGCTGGCGGGGCCGCTCCCACAGTGGCGTCACCCGCCGCCGGACCTCCGCAGTTCCGAGATCCCCCCTGTGGCCATCagcctgaacccaaacccaaagaACGAGAAGGATGGAGAGGGGTCCCTGTCGCCGTTGCCGGCCTCCCTTCGgaactcctcctcctcgtcttcttcaCTGGAGAGTGGCAGCAACTGTAATTTCGGAAGCGAGTTACAAAACGCTACGTTTTCTTTGAAATCCGTGTGA
- the LOC135610277 gene encoding uncharacterized protein LOC135610277 isoform X2 — protein MVETKWLPLLYSPWRGRQYTPSNTLHCQQIITVIMDQLHRFPPTLVAGGASFLWQQPQEAGGTTAADELKQALLRTSLELESTRVTAQEELRRMESQALHLSRLLEVATRERDEARHALLLLFLHHGDHPHLPSHPEPNLDPNTNPAHSLAFDEGSDVAAAAAAEDVGESSNGASPPALTALAEVEAAAAMRGLPDKGRLVKAVMGAGPLLQTLLLAGPLPQWRHPPPDLRSSEIPPVAISLNPNPKNEKDGEGSLSPLPASLRNSSSSSSSLESGSNCNFGSELQNATFSLKSV, from the exons ATGGTAGAAACCAAATGGCTTCCGCTTTTATATAGCCCCTGGCGGGGAAGGCAGTACACGCCAAGCAACACCCTCCATTGCCAACAAATTATAACCGTCATCATGGACCAACTCCATCGCTTCCCTCCGACACTTGTCGCCGGCGGCGCTTCTTTTCTTTGGCAGCAGCCTCAG GAAGCGGGCGGAACCACGGCCGCAGACGAGCTGAAGCAGGCGCTCCTCCGGACGTCCCTGGAGCTGGAGTCCACCCGCGTCACCGCCCAGGAGGAGCTCCGGAGGATGGAGTCCCAGGCCCTCCACCTCTCACGCCTTCTCGAGGTCGCCACCCGGGAGCGCGACGAGGCCCGCCACGCcctcctccttctcttcctccaccacGGCGACCACCCCCACCTTCCCTCCCACCCCGAGCCCAACCTCGACCCCAACACCAACCCCGCCCACTCCCTTGCCTTCGACGAGGGGAGCGACGTTGCGGCGGCTGCCGCCGCAGAGGACGTGGGCGAGAGCAGCAACGGGGCGTCGCCGCCGGCGCTGACGGCGTTGGCCGAGGTCGAGGCGGCGGCCGCGATGAGGGGCCTGCCGGACAAAGGGCGGCTGGTGAAGGCGGTGATGGGGGCGGGGCCGCTGTTGCAGACGCTGCTGCTGGCGGGGCCGCTCCCACAGTGGCGTCACCCGCCGCCGGACCTCCGCAGTTCCGAGATCCCCCCTGTGGCCATCagcctgaacccaaacccaaagaACGAGAAGGATGGAGAGGGGTCCCTGTCGCCGTTGCCGGCCTCCCTTCGgaactcctcctcctcgtcttcttcaCTGGAGAGTGGCAGCAACTGTAATTTCGGAAGCGAGTTACAAAACGCTACGTTTTCTTTGAAATCCGTGTGA